Proteins co-encoded in one Mycobacterium mantenii genomic window:
- a CDS encoding lysophospholipid acyltransferase family protein — translation MNSEVSKWDPELTERLMGLIRPVIKGWHRGEVRGLEGFPAGGALMVSNHSGGLFPMDVPLFATDFYATFGYDRPVYTLSHDILFAGPTGDFFKRTGFIPASHENADEALRAGGVVMVFPGGDYDVYRPTSSANKVDFGGRTGYVRAALNSGVPIVPTVSIGGQENQLFLSRGEWLAKVVRIDKLLRTKFLPLSFGFPFGLSMVLPVNLPLPTKIVTQVLAPIDIVAEFGEDPDIAEVDAHVRGVMQQGLDDLAAQRRFPVIG, via the coding sequence ATGAACTCGGAAGTCTCGAAGTGGGACCCGGAACTCACCGAACGGCTGATGGGCCTCATCCGACCGGTGATCAAGGGCTGGCACCGCGGCGAGGTGCGTGGGCTCGAAGGCTTCCCGGCCGGCGGCGCGCTGATGGTATCCAACCACTCGGGCGGACTCTTCCCGATGGATGTGCCGTTATTCGCCACCGACTTCTACGCGACATTCGGTTACGACCGGCCGGTCTACACGCTCAGCCACGACATCCTTTTCGCGGGCCCGACAGGCGACTTCTTCAAGCGGACCGGCTTTATCCCGGCCAGCCACGAGAACGCCGACGAGGCCTTGCGCGCCGGCGGCGTCGTCATGGTCTTCCCGGGCGGCGATTACGACGTGTACCGACCGACGTCGTCCGCGAACAAGGTCGACTTCGGTGGCCGCACCGGCTACGTTCGCGCAGCTCTGAACTCCGGCGTGCCGATCGTGCCCACGGTGTCGATCGGCGGCCAGGAGAACCAGCTGTTCCTGTCGCGCGGCGAATGGTTGGCCAAGGTGGTGCGAATCGACAAGCTCCTGCGGACCAAGTTCCTGCCACTCTCGTTCGGCTTCCCGTTCGGCCTGTCGATGGTGCTGCCGGTGAACCTGCCCCTGCCGACCAAGATCGTCACCCAGGTGCTGGCTCCCATCGACATCGTCGCGGAGTTCGGCGAGGACCCCGACATCGCCGAGGTCGACGCCCACGTTCGCGGCGTCATGCAACAGGGCCTCGACGATCTGGCAGCGCAACGTCGATTTCCGGTGATCGGCTGA